Genomic DNA from Sphingomonas lacunae:
CGGAACAATCTATCCGACAAAGGACACGAGGGCAGCGCTCTATATTGACCCATTGCTTGGCAAACATTTTGCCCTGCTCGGTTCTACCGGCACCGGTAAATCGACGAGCGCGGCACTGATCCTGCATCGCATCATCGAAACCGCGCCTCAAGGCCATGTGGTCATGATCGATCCGCACGGAGAATATTCGGCGGCCTTTCGCAATCAGGGCGCGATCTTCGACGTTGACAATCTTGCCATGCCCTATTGGCTGCTCAATTTCGAAGAGCATTGCGAAATATTCGTTACGTCAGAAGGCAAGGATCGGCAGATCGATTGTGACATTTTGTCCCGTTGCCTGCTGGCTGCGCGTGCCAAGAACAAGCATGCCGAAGGCATTTCCAAACTGACAATAGATTCCCCAGTTCCCTATCTGCTCTCGGATCTGCTCGGCATAATCCAGAATGAGATGGGCAAGTTGGACAAGTCCACTTCAACAGCACCGTTTCAGCGGCTCAAGAGCAAGATCGAGGAATTGCGGGCTGATCCTCGCTACAACTTCATGTTCTCTGGCATGCTGGTTGGCGACACAATGACCTCGTTCCTCCAGAAGATATTCCGCCTGCCGACCGACGGACGCCCCATTTCGATCGTCGACGTTTCCGGCGTCCCTTCTGATGTCGTCCGCGTCGTTGTTGCAGTGCTTGCCCGAATGGTCTTTGATTATGCCATTTGGTCACGAGACGAGCCGCAGCGACCGATCCTTCTCGTTTGCGAGGAGGCGCACCGCTATGTTCCGAATGAACGCAATGCCGATACGTCTTCTGTTGGACGCATTTTGTCACGTATCGCCAAGGAAGGCCGCAAATACGGTGTTTCGCTCGGCCTGATCACACAGCGACCGTCGGATCTGGCAGAAGGCGTGCTGTCGCAGTGCGGCACTATCATTTCCATGCGGCTCAACAATGAGCGCGACCAGAATTTCGTCAAGGCAGCAATGCCGGAAGGGTCGCGGGGCTTTGTCGAGTCCATTGCGGCACTGCGCAATCGCGAATGTGTGATCTGCGGAGAAGGCGTGGCGATTCCGATTCGGGTGATGCTCGACAATCTGGAGCCGGACAAACGACCCGCGTCGACCGATCCGCTGTTCTCCGAATTGTGGCGTGAATCGGGTGGAGAGCCGGAAATTGTTGATCGCATTGTCCGGCGTTGGCGGAGCCAAGGACGGTAAGTAGACGCCCAGGTAGAGCGGCCACGGCGCCTCTACCTCTTCAGATAATTACATCATTTCAGATAGTTAGCGCCGGATATTGGTGCCACTGTCGCGCCATTCTTCGCGCACGGTGCCGGAACGGTTGAGCCGCGGGTCGGCATAGCTGGGCGCGGGCTGTGCGGCGACCGGAACCGGCGGCTGCGAAAAGCCGGGCGTATTGATCGGCGCGGGCACGGGTGCTGCAGCTGTAGCCGCGGTCCCGGCCACTGGCACGTTGCGCGCCGCATTGATCGCGGCCACCGTCGCCGCATCAGGCGCACCGGCGGGCGCACCAGCCGGCATGGCAGGCGTCACGCCTGCTGCGACAGTGCCAGGAACGACGGCCGAAGGCACGTTGCGGCCGGCCCTGGCAGCCAGCTGGGCAGCAATCGGCAAATAGGGGCCCGGCGCCGGTTCCCGCCCCGAATATGGCCGGGAGAAAGCGGCAGGCGTCC
This window encodes:
- a CDS encoding ATP-binding protein, with product MDSQSAPQAAPSAEALTHLAEARTASTERLRIGEVMDIAGSSSAVLLSAEALHHLSTSQDSAVSMAGQVGSQIKIRVGNTWLVAGIRNQKLHPRDHALIVATVDFLGEGDEEVLTGKINNFRRGVTRFPIPGSPVYAATSSDLKQIYAADNRSHVEIGTIYPTKDTRAALYIDPLLGKHFALLGSTGTGKSTSAALILHRIIETAPQGHVVMIDPHGEYSAAFRNQGAIFDVDNLAMPYWLLNFEEHCEIFVTSEGKDRQIDCDILSRCLLAARAKNKHAEGISKLTIDSPVPYLLSDLLGIIQNEMGKLDKSTSTAPFQRLKSKIEELRADPRYNFMFSGMLVGDTMTSFLQKIFRLPTDGRPISIVDVSGVPSDVVRVVVAVLARMVFDYAIWSRDEPQRPILLVCEEAHRYVPNERNADTSSVGRILSRIAKEGRKYGVSLGLITQRPSDLAEGVLSQCGTIISMRLNNERDQNFVKAAMPEGSRGFVESIAALRNRECVICGEGVAIPIRVMLDNLEPDKRPASTDPLFSELWRESGGEPEIVDRIVRRWRSQGR